From Lysinibacillus sp. SGAir0095, the proteins below share one genomic window:
- a CDS encoding MFS transporter produces MEKRKLWSYENKLVIIFFFTIGFVFFDRLAINYLFPMISQDLGLNYTQLGLLGAALALTWSVSGPLGGFLSDKVKSKKAMLAILVLLFSLISLMHGLAQTFGMLFVLRLLMGIVEGPLIPQTQSILAMESSERRKGFNLGFTMNTSNALFGSILAPVLIVALANAFDWHTAFYLTIIPGLILSFFIFRTVKNPDPAQFHEMHSGKSTEKVKVKDVLKHRNIWLSIIVFSLVMTTLMAFQIFGPTYLVQAKGLSETTMSFVMAAFGVGYAIFGFLIPSISERTGRKPASLLSGLLLILVPLSIVFVDSVPLMMLLLFIGSAGSGVIGMSMSVIPVESVPLQYSGLAIGLTIGIGELFGGFLNPMINGALADTYGIQTPLFVAAGAAIIALLCTMFFKETAPSKVGTEQVQPSARQEEEQEVKSTVQV; encoded by the coding sequence ATGGAAAAGAGAAAGTTGTGGTCTTACGAAAATAAGTTAGTAATAATCTTCTTCTTCACAATTGGGTTTGTATTCTTTGATCGTTTAGCAATTAACTATTTATTCCCAATGATTTCTCAAGACTTAGGACTGAACTACACACAATTAGGCTTACTGGGCGCGGCACTTGCCCTAACCTGGTCAGTGTCCGGGCCATTAGGCGGTTTCTTATCAGACAAAGTGAAGAGCAAGAAAGCAATGCTGGCAATCTTAGTCCTCTTATTCTCCCTGATTTCGTTAATGCATGGGCTTGCACAGACATTCGGCATGTTATTTGTACTGCGTCTATTAATGGGAATTGTAGAAGGCCCACTAATTCCTCAAACCCAATCCATCTTAGCAATGGAGTCTTCTGAGCGTCGCAAAGGATTTAACCTTGGTTTTACTATGAATACTAGTAATGCGCTATTTGGTAGTATTCTTGCTCCGGTTTTAATCGTGGCTTTGGCAAACGCATTTGACTGGCATACGGCATTTTATTTAACAATTATTCCAGGGCTTATTTTAAGCTTCTTCATTTTTAGAACAGTCAAAAATCCAGATCCTGCACAATTCCATGAGATGCATTCAGGTAAGTCAACTGAAAAAGTGAAGGTAAAAGATGTCTTGAAACACCGTAATATTTGGCTATCCATTATCGTTTTCAGCTTAGTGATGACGACGCTGATGGCATTTCAAATCTTTGGACCAACCTATCTAGTACAGGCTAAAGGTTTGTCCGAAACGACGATGAGTTTTGTCATGGCTGCTTTTGGGGTGGGGTATGCGATTTTTGGATTCCTGATTCCATCGATTTCAGAGCGTACAGGTCGTAAGCCTGCCTCATTACTATCAGGGCTACTATTAATATTAGTACCTCTTTCAATTGTTTTCGTAGATTCTGTTCCGTTGATGATGCTACTGTTATTCATAGGTTCGGCAGGCTCTGGGGTAATTGGGATGTCTATGTCCGTTATTCCAGTGGAGTCAGTGCCTTTACAGTATTCTGGTCTCGCTATTGGCTTAACTATCGGGATCGGGGAGCTATTTGGCGGCTTTTTAAATCCAATGATCAACGGTGCATTAGCGGATACTTATGGCATTCAAACACCCTTATTCGTAGCAGCAGGTGCCGCAATCATAGCGCTTCTTTGCACAATGTTCTTTAAAGAAACAGCACCCTCAAAAGTGGGGACAGAACAAGTCCAACCATCGGCGAGGCAAGAGGAAGAACAAGAAGTAAAATCGACAGTTCAAGTCTAA